One window of the Peptacetobacter hiranonis genome contains the following:
- a CDS encoding chromosomal replication initiator protein DnaA has translation MNIEQFTKETLNSLQSELSSVIESVRKIKFSGNTLYIISDIAKIDEQISPEIIEMIKTYIVAKSGISYGINIVFLSEDDIIELGLRKIAEIQLSKNYQNEEKSEEDDSTIEVKRPEHEEEKQEENKEYKEEADINRIDAMDVWKVMLGRIQELISPAVYKALFKDSKQIDYQMGTVVVRVGDVRVVQIMETQYLRFLQDVSEELFGVRLGFKFVVDDKKEERPKKKDEEEVYPASMNDLNDFFSFLNSLYNK, from the coding sequence ATGAATATAGAACAATTTACAAAAGAGACTCTAAACAGCCTTCAATCAGAATTAAGTAGTGTAATAGAAAGTGTAAGAAAGATAAAATTTAGTGGAAACACTCTATACATAATATCTGACATAGCAAAAATAGATGAACAGATAAGTCCAGAGATAATAGAAATGATAAAGACTTATATAGTAGCTAAATCAGGAATAAGCTATGGCATAAATATTGTATTTCTAAGTGAAGACGATATAATTGAGTTAGGACTTAGAAAAATAGCGGAAATACAGCTATCAAAGAACTATCAGAATGAAGAAAAATCAGAGGAAGATGATAGTACAATAGAAGTAAAAAGACCTGAGCATGAAGAAGAAAAACAAGAAGAAAATAAAGAATATAAAGAAGAAGCAGATATAAATAGAATAGATGCTATGGATGTTTGGAAGGTAATGCTTGGAAGAATACAGGAATTAATTAGTCCAGCTGTTTATAAAGCTCTATTTAAAGATAGTAAGCAGATAGACTATCAGATGGGAACAGTTGTTGTACGTGTAGGAGATGTAAGAGTTGTTCAGATAATGGAAACACAGTATTTAAGATTCCTACAAGATGTTTCTGAAGAATTATTTGGAGTAAGACTAGGATTCAAGTTTGTTGTAGATGATAAAAAAGAAGAACGGCCTAAGAAAAAGGATGAAGAAGAAGTATACCCAGCTAGTATGAATGATTTAAACGACTTCTTTAGTTTTTTAAACAGTCTTTACAATAAATAA
- a CDS encoding amino acid ABC transporter permease translates to MRFNFEFFFSCFPALIAKIPFTLYLGVISFIASMALAIVLLIMRNSKISIFKGFATLFISFFRSTPYITQLFIFYYGLPQLIPSLVNLSAEVSFVISVALNSSAFIVEILRGGLLAVDKGQREAALSIGLNKFQVMTQVVIPQAFVSILPSLGNTFVGAVKNTAIAFTIGVVEILSESKILAARGFNYMEAYIAAGIVYWILILAIDLVQNRLEKRVCKFL, encoded by the coding sequence ATGAGATTTAATTTTGAATTTTTCTTTTCATGCTTTCCGGCATTAATTGCAAAGATACCATTTACTTTATATCTTGGTGTAATTTCATTTATAGCATCTATGGCGCTTGCAATAGTTCTGCTTATAATGAGAAATTCTAAGATAAGCATATTTAAAGGGTTTGCGACTTTATTTATATCATTCTTTAGATCTACACCATATATTACACAGCTGTTTATTTTCTACTATGGTTTACCACAGTTAATACCATCACTTGTAAATTTATCAGCTGAGGTTTCTTTTGTAATTTCTGTTGCACTAAACTCTTCAGCATTTATAGTTGAGATATTAAGAGGTGGACTTTTAGCTGTAGATAAAGGACAGAGAGAGGCAGCTCTTTCAATAGGTTTAAATAAATTCCAGGTTATGACACAGGTTGTAATTCCTCAGGCATTTGTTAGTATACTTCCATCACTTGGAAATACATTTGTAGGGGCTGTAAAAAATACAGCTATTGCATTTACAATAGGTGTTGTTGAGATTCTTTCTGAATCTAAAATACTTGCAGCTAGAGGATTTAACTACATGGAAGCATATATTGCAGCAGGTATAGTTTATTGGATACTTATCTTAGCGATAGATTTAGTTCAGAATAGACTAGAAAAAAGAGTATGTAAATTCTTATAA
- a CDS encoding tetratricopeptide repeat protein, which yields MYGEAMNRNVYIEARNLIANRRFADAYRMLKEVVSSDRNAEWFFLTGTAAMKMGRYEEGEDYIKRARFMEPENKEYDEAYNQFSSYRNNYDDRARYYNESRRYDSSGCCPCCCCCCGDDCTDTCCQLWCLDSCCECMGGDFISCC from the coding sequence ATGTACGGAGAAGCAATGAATAGAAATGTTTATATTGAGGCTAGAAATTTAATTGCAAATAGAAGATTTGCAGACGCATATAGAATGCTTAAAGAAGTAGTTTCAAGTGATAGAAATGCTGAGTGGTTCTTCCTAACTGGAACTGCTGCAATGAAAATGGGTAGATATGAAGAAGGTGAAGATTATATAAAAAGAGCAAGATTTATGGAGCCAGAAAATAAAGAATATGATGAAGCATATAATCAGTTTAGCTCATATAGAAATAACTACGATGATAGAGCAAGATACTACAATGAAAGCAGAAGATACGATTCAAGTGGATGCTGTCCATGCTGTTGCTGCTGTTGTGGAGACGATTGTACAGACACTTGCTGCCAGCTATGGTGCTTAGACTCATGCTGTGAATGTATGGGTGGAGACTTTATAAGCTGTTGTTAA
- a CDS encoding DUF169 domain-containing protein encodes MDNLQITRVSKALGLENKILGLRFLVLEKEYNDSLAEEHEGLSLCSLVKLACRGKSVKCNASTIGCDDAAYAMGLKEVPEYVYSGRKEYEDRKYLSKSIAFQVQNEKKYIPQKIYGAIISPLEEIENPDLVIVIATAKDMMRLTQGYSRYYGVNKNLLSIGVQGICSELVSKPFMNNDLNVSLLSNCCRKLTDFSAGCMGASFPIHLVENIFRGILETVNLTENNIPKKKILERLDSPDELGFEIVMNYDYAIQASKYEEYCEECIKACSNDKEGSNE; translated from the coding sequence ATGGATAACTTACAGATTACAAGAGTTTCAAAAGCTTTAGGGCTTGAGAATAAAATTTTAGGGTTAAGATTTTTAGTTCTTGAAAAAGAATATAATGATTCTTTAGCAGAAGAACACGAAGGACTTAGTCTATGTTCACTTGTAAAGCTTGCATGTCGGGGTAAATCAGTAAAATGCAATGCTTCTACAATAGGCTGTGATGATGCAGCATATGCAATGGGATTAAAAGAAGTTCCAGAATATGTATACTCTGGTCGTAAAGAGTATGAAGATAGAAAATATCTAAGTAAATCAATAGCTTTTCAGGTACAGAATGAAAAAAAATATATTCCTCAAAAGATTTATGGTGCAATAATTTCACCACTTGAAGAAATAGAAAATCCAGACCTTGTTATAGTTATTGCAACAGCTAAGGATATGATGAGATTAACTCAGGGATATAGTAGATACTATGGAGTAAATAAAAACTTACTTTCTATAGGTGTCCAGGGGATATGCAGTGAGCTAGTTTCAAAACCATTTATGAATAATGATTTAAATGTCAGTTTATTAAGTAATTGTTGTAGAAAATTAACTGATTTTTCAGCAGGATGCATGGGAGCATCGTTCCCTATTCACCTTGTAGAAAATATATTTAGAGGAATATTAGAAACAGTTAATCTAACAGAAAACAATATTCCTAAAAAGAAAATATTAGAAAGACTTGATTCACCAGATGAATTAGGCTTTGAAATAGTAATGAACTATGATTATGCAATTCAAGCGAGTAAGTATGAAGAGTACTGCGAAGAATGTATAAAAGCATGTTCTAATGATAAGGAGGGTTCTAATGAATAA
- a CDS encoding DUF5685 family protein, which translates to MFGYVKINKMDLTFREYEHYKSYYCGLCKTLKRNHGQISRFSLNYDITFLIVLLSAVYNPESKVTEEVCIANPIKKKKVQVNEITEYAAAMNVLLTHFKLEDNVKDDGGIKDKLAYNVYKGSLKEAYDKYREKAEYIKECLSELEKLEKEESTDLDDVSNTFGNLMGEIFAYKKDEFEDRLREIGFNIGKYIYVLDAYEDLEEDIQKGRYNPFKGYEPKSDELKKKVERIISMSLGMLGRNIDMLKVKRNVGIIENIIYSGVYLRYKNILYGDGKDKNGDVSHIN; encoded by the coding sequence ATGTTTGGATATGTAAAAATAAATAAAATGGATTTGACATTTAGAGAATACGAGCATTACAAAAGCTATTATTGTGGGCTTTGTAAAACTCTAAAGAGAAATCATGGACAGATATCTCGATTTTCTTTAAACTATGACATAACATTTCTAATAGTTCTTTTATCTGCGGTGTACAATCCAGAATCAAAAGTAACAGAAGAAGTGTGTATAGCAAATCCTATAAAAAAGAAAAAGGTACAAGTAAATGAAATAACTGAATATGCAGCCGCTATGAATGTTCTTTTAACTCATTTCAAATTAGAGGACAATGTAAAAGACGACGGTGGAATTAAGGATAAATTGGCGTATAATGTCTATAAAGGAAGCCTTAAAGAAGCGTATGATAAATACAGAGAAAAGGCTGAATATATAAAAGAATGTTTATCTGAGCTTGAAAAATTAGAAAAAGAAGAATCAACAGATTTAGATGATGTTTCAAATACATTTGGAAATCTAATGGGAGAAATATTTGCATACAAGAAAGACGAGTTTGAAGATAGACTTAGAGAAATAGGATTTAACATAGGAAAATATATCTACGTTTTAGATGCATATGAGGATTTGGAGGAAGATATTCAAAAAGGAAGATATAATCCTTTTAAAGGATATGAGCCAAAGAGCGATGAATTAAAGAAAAAAGTAGAGAGAATAATTTCTATGAGTCTAGGAATGCTTGGTAGAAATATAGATATGCTTAAAGTTAAGAGAAATGTCGGTATAATTGAAAATATAATATATTCTGGTGTATACTTGAGATATAAGAACATATTATATGGAGATGGAAAAGATAAAAATGGCGATGTAAGCCATATAAATTAA
- a CDS encoding HAD family hydrolase produces MKKRAAFFDIDGTLYRDSLMVEHFKKLIKYEIIDEKTWIDHARGTFLNWDKRQGNYDDYLLEVCNLYVDSLTGVDWRSIDFAADQVIKTKADRVYKYTRSQIERHLKNGDIVIFISGSPDFLVKKMAEKYNVTDYLGSKYIMEDGKFSGKLVPMWDSESKNKAINELIEKYDIDLDESFAYGDTNGDINMLRKVGHPVAINPTNELLSKLREDPVLKKKADIIVERKDILYKLKPDVQVLSYDDLSD; encoded by the coding sequence ATGAAGAAAAGAGCAGCATTTTTCGATATTGATGGAACTCTGTACAGAGATTCACTTATGGTAGAACATTTTAAAAAGCTAATAAAATATGAAATTATAGATGAAAAAACTTGGATTGATCATGCTAGAGGAACTTTTTTAAACTGGGATAAAAGACAGGGAAACTACGACGACTATCTTTTAGAAGTTTGTAATTTATATGTAGATTCGCTGACTGGTGTTGATTGGAGAAGTATTGATTTTGCAGCAGACCAGGTTATAAAGACCAAGGCTGACAGAGTTTATAAGTACACACGCTCTCAAATTGAAAGACATTTAAAAAATGGTGATATAGTAATATTTATATCTGGAAGTCCTGACTTCTTAGTTAAAAAGATGGCTGAAAAGTATAATGTTACAGATTATTTAGGAAGTAAATATATAATGGAGGATGGTAAATTCTCTGGTAAATTAGTTCCTATGTGGGATTCTGAAAGTAAAAATAAAGCAATAAATGAGCTAATTGAAAAATACGATATAGATTTAGATGAGTCTTTCGCTTATGGCGATACAAATGGAGATATAAATATGCTTAGAAAAGTTGGGCATCCTGTTGCGATAAACCCTACAAATGAGCTTTTATCTAAGTTGAGGGAAGATCCTGTGCTGAAGAAAAAAGCAGATATAATCGTCGAAAGAAAAGATATACTTTATAAACTAAAACCTGATGTTCAGGTATTATCTTATGATGACTTGTCAGATTAA
- a CDS encoding DUF169 domain-containing protein produces MNKETILKVQDCLGLERQIVGVRFLVYEKDFENSPAEEFNGKIRLCGFISKAGKGRKFKVTKENFGCSGGPTQTGMSVVSEGFKSGQVHKYSGLYSDLAIARNISDSLMRIPQKIYGLEIMPLSEMDDADVVVVIGFAESIMKLVQGYTYSYGVPQNYISVGNAAACSDMVSKPFMKNDINLSFMCCGARTSTLSDHGELGMGIPMNKFYGIADGVLAIYSK; encoded by the coding sequence ATGAATAAAGAAACGATTTTAAAAGTTCAGGACTGCCTTGGATTAGAAAGACAAATAGTAGGTGTTAGATTCCTTGTTTATGAAAAAGATTTTGAAAATTCACCAGCAGAAGAATTTAATGGAAAAATAAGACTTTGTGGATTTATAAGCAAAGCTGGTAAAGGTAGAAAATTTAAAGTTACAAAAGAAAACTTTGGATGTTCTGGAGGACCTACTCAGACAGGGATGTCAGTTGTATCAGAAGGGTTTAAATCAGGACAGGTTCACAAATATTCAGGTTTATACTCTGATTTAGCTATAGCTAGAAATATATCAGATAGTCTTATGCGTATTCCACAGAAGATATATGGATTAGAAATAATGCCGTTATCTGAAATGGATGATGCAGATGTAGTAGTTGTAATAGGATTTGCAGAAAGCATAATGAAGTTAGTTCAAGGATATACTTATAGCTATGGTGTACCACAGAATTATATAAGTGTAGGTAATGCAGCAGCTTGTAGTGATATGGTATCAAAACCATTTATGAAAAATGATATAAACCTATCATTTATGTGCTGTGGGGCAAGAACATCTACATTAAGTGATCATGGTGAACTAGGTATGGGTATACCTATGAATAAATTTTACGGAATAGCCGATGGAGTATTGGCTATATACTCAAAATAA
- a CDS encoding iron-containing alcohol dehydrogenase, with protein MEFNYNLPVNIVFGRGKVNELGKETAKYGKKALIVTGRSSSRKSGLLDRAVELLAKEGVDGAIFNEVTRNPLISTVEEGARIANVENCDVVVALGGGSIMDAAKAIALMAVNEGDVREYMYGQKSSDKALPLILVPTTSGTGSEGNCYSVLTDDKNNDKKSLRTPAIYGKVSIVDPEIMVTMPKRVKASVIFDAAAHAMEAAVSKKRTPLSDAYALYAMKLIADNAENAVNDEEINYEVWEKITLGSMLAGMAIGCSSCALPHALEHPASGLKNIVHGEGLAALTPAIVEASWESDPERYAAISALLGGNSALDCADSIIGFLKRIGLDVTLNDLGIEESDVDWMVENAFKVSIGNINNHPKEFSKEEIREIYIKSL; from the coding sequence ATGGAATTTAACTACAACTTACCAGTCAATATAGTATTTGGACGTGGAAAAGTAAACGAACTAGGAAAAGAAACAGCGAAGTACGGAAAAAAAGCACTTATAGTAACAGGGAGATCTAGTTCTAGAAAATCAGGACTTTTAGATAGAGCCGTTGAGCTTTTAGCTAAAGAAGGTGTTGATGGAGCAATATTTAATGAAGTGACACGGAACCCACTTATATCAACAGTTGAAGAAGGTGCAAGAATAGCAAATGTAGAAAACTGTGATGTTGTTGTAGCTCTTGGTGGTGGAAGTATAATGGATGCAGCTAAAGCTATAGCATTAATGGCTGTAAATGAAGGTGATGTAAGAGAGTATATGTACGGACAGAAATCTTCAGATAAAGCACTTCCATTAATACTAGTACCTACAACATCTGGAACTGGTAGTGAAGGTAACTGCTATTCTGTACTTACAGATGATAAAAACAACGATAAAAAATCACTTAGAACACCAGCTATATATGGAAAGGTATCAATAGTAGACCCAGAAATTATGGTAACTATGCCTAAAAGAGTAAAGGCTTCTGTAATATTTGACGCTGCTGCACATGCAATGGAAGCTGCTGTAAGTAAAAAACGTACACCATTATCAGATGCATATGCACTTTATGCTATGAAGTTAATAGCAGATAACGCAGAAAATGCTGTAAACGATGAAGAAATAAATTATGAAGTATGGGAAAAAATAACTTTAGGAAGTATGTTAGCAGGTATGGCTATAGGATGTTCAAGCTGTGCACTTCCTCATGCATTAGAACACCCAGCGAGTGGACTTAAAAACATAGTTCATGGAGAAGGATTAGCAGCACTTACACCTGCAATAGTTGAAGCATCTTGGGAAAGTGATCCAGAAAGATATGCAGCTATATCAGCTCTTCTAGGAGGAAATAGTGCATTGGATTGTGCGGATAGTATAATAGGATTCTTAAAAAGAATAGGATTAGATGTAACATTAAATGACTTAGGAATAGAAGAAAGTGACGTAGATTGGATGGTAGAAAACGCATTTAAAGTATCAATAGGAAATATAAACAATCATCCAAAGGAATTCTCTAAAGAAGAAATAAGAGAAATATATATAAAATCTTTATAA
- a CDS encoding DUF2232 domain-containing protein: MENVSKKMAFGGILLALEAIFFMLINFVPMNTIFFMVLASFISSIIIIEFGEKTGTIFTFASILLSFMIIGNKVQWFIYAISFALYGLVKSLIERGRSMGTEYCIKLVFANIVFAIMYFVLKSFLTEVQYMFVLFIGLNATFLIYDLFYSQFIRMYENKLRKNISKYLD, encoded by the coding sequence ATGGAGAATGTAAGTAAAAAAATGGCTTTTGGAGGAATATTATTAGCATTAGAGGCAATATTCTTTATGCTGATAAACTTTGTTCCAATGAATACAATTTTCTTTATGGTGCTAGCATCATTTATATCTTCAATAATTATTATTGAATTTGGAGAAAAGACAGGTACAATTTTTACATTTGCATCTATACTTTTGTCATTCATGATAATAGGAAATAAAGTACAGTGGTTTATATATGCGATATCATTTGCACTTTATGGACTCGTAAAATCTCTTATTGAGAGAGGAAGGTCTATGGGTACAGAATATTGTATCAAGCTTGTATTTGCAAATATTGTGTTTGCTATAATGTACTTTGTTCTGAAGAGTTTCTTGACAGAAGTACAGTACATGTTTGTGCTGTTTATAGGCTTAAATGCAACGTTTTTAATTTACGATTTATTCTATAGCCAGTTTATAAGAATGTACGAAAATAAGTTGAGAAAAAATATAAGTAAATACTTAGACTAA
- a CDS encoding transporter substrate-binding domain-containing protein, translating into MKFGKKLLSCILVGAVVMGSLVGCGNKEASGGDEKAPIKVATAPIFPPCSYKDDEGNLAGFEHDVFEEIGKRCGRKIEWIEGDSQDALFGAVDSGKADTIAFQISITDERKETYDFSEVYGYNKIFFAVRDDFDYKDLDDLQGKKANVPPVHSFYPTLEKYNESLPEDKKIIIIPSDSGSMYEALEQGRYDACPITEAAFKEAMSKKPYKVKIAGEPIVLEENAYPFSKDADPELVKDVNDAIKSMLEDGTMKKLSEQHYKIDVTAKN; encoded by the coding sequence ATGAAATTTGGGAAAAAACTATTATCTTGCATACTAGTTGGTGCCGTTGTAATGGGATCATTAGTAGGATGTGGAAACAAAGAAGCTAGTGGAGGAGATGAAAAAGCACCAATAAAAGTTGCTACAGCACCAATATTCCCTCCATGTAGTTACAAAGACGATGAAGGAAACTTAGCTGGATTCGAACATGATGTATTTGAAGAAATAGGAAAAAGATGTGGACGTAAAATAGAATGGATAGAAGGAGATAGCCAGGATGCATTATTTGGTGCAGTTGACTCTGGAAAAGCAGATACAATAGCATTCCAGATATCTATAACTGATGAACGTAAAGAAACTTACGACTTCTCAGAAGTATACGGATACAATAAAATATTCTTCGCAGTAAGAGATGACTTTGATTACAAAGATTTAGATGATTTACAGGGTAAAAAAGCTAATGTTCCACCAGTACATTCATTCTACCCAACATTAGAAAAATACAATGAATCATTACCAGAAGATAAAAAAATAATAATAATACCTTCAGATTCAGGAAGTATGTATGAAGCATTAGAACAGGGAAGATATGACGCTTGTCCTATAACAGAAGCTGCTTTCAAAGAAGCAATGTCTAAAAAACCTTACAAAGTTAAAATAGCTGGTGAACCAATAGTATTAGAAGAAAATGCATATCCATTCTCTAAAGATGCAGATCCAGAATTAGTTAAAGATGTAAACGATGCAATAAAATCTATGTTAGAAGATGGAACAATGAAAAAATTATCAGAACAGCACTACAAAATAGACGTAACTGCTAAAAACTAA